Proteins found in one Plasmodium knowlesi strain H genome assembly, chromosome: 12 genomic segment:
- a CDS encoding ribosome biogenesis protein TSR1, putative produces the protein MKHRSHLKQQNKHFKKLKNHKKNNKSAKNLQKKKKKNLIQKYSSILHRAFQSHSSKVNNIKSELEEKSKYIPFYNCLNICLLGFHEDADVLSFKKEFIKYLCEKNGDNIITDTINLYDIYTVHAEKKKKRSLVIYDIPRDIYGIIDGTKCADIVLCIFKDGSIENSSFDELGYNLLSLLKIQGVPSVIGVGYNTDESSKYSQKFVTRYFNSEFTQHDKIFFINGSNGGSTDHLSSNGDFYKLYSEIMNMKIRNVSYREGRGYMMVNSYAYNEETDSIYLKGFVKGAGFNTNNPIHITSAGDYYIDDIYVIDVMTSKRNNGDEKTEKQINGLSQRNQSEGINSNFLSDILTRQTNPDRNFYYNCNNIDYNFLPIQKCENRYNMNEEDDLVCVRPYIEEEQRLQCDNLMTLMDSSNGEVTTGRGPNIRDDHSCEGGDLVYKFNLDNALSNGSSNQKGWLQSGSNGATCVEQPNTFNVLYGSSTNMNSNNTQGGTDGRGNSNHSWTYVSNEKHEVGEDFICSYNRNETLNARKYFLESNNTVRSKESHLKNGEESSASSSAEESEDDLDVDMDMEGEEGNIPTNGAASSAINDDDIERDSNNSDHVYLCKNISAKERFRKYRILQSFKSSYIDVYEDLPLAYSRVYDYENYENLSKYSKKKFVENSKIIRGEFTITDAYCLFVIKNDGKLLHLINDIKKKNLPIVVSSLLPYERKVTVVNMEVERMTSYSEKVESKEVFEIVCGFRHFIGCPIFSEQIIKGIQSKGKYEKHLKHGKKYVASIFGFTTVTNAPVFLIKKITSWGNGNINTYSLSAQAGKSEMGLIEQNWGNTIHSEGFHYNGEEPNDMHTCGDAYTNYGGDSVNTTPVIVAHGKVVSCDCKRIIMKRISLCGDIFKIHKKKAVIRNMFYRPEDINYFKPAQLHTKFGLTGKILESLGTHGKMKCLFSNVLKQHDKVFIFLYKRVYPVWFPPTWGGDPHLGPDDKPVQRKLKGCEM, from the coding sequence ATGAAGCACAGGTCGCATTTGAAGCAGCAGAATAAGCATTTCAAAAAGTTAAAGAACCATAAGAAGAATAATAAGAGTGcgaaaaatttgcaaaagaagaaaaaaaaaaatttaatacaAAAATACAGTAGTATCTTACATCGGGCATTTCAGTCCCATAGTAGCAAAGTGAACAACATAAAGAGTGAACTGGAGGAAAAATCAAAGTATATACCTTTTTATAATTGCTTAAACATCTGCCTGTTAGGGTTCCACGAAGACGCTGATGTATTATCATTCAAGAAagaatttataaaatatctctgtgaaaaaaatggagataaTATCATAACAGACACCATAAATTTGTATGATATATATACAGTacacgcagaaaaaaaaaaaaaaagatcccTTGTAATTTATGATATTCCCAGAGACATTTACGGAATTATAGATGGAACAAAATGTGCGGACATTGTCTTGTGTATATTTAAGGATGGATCAATTGAAAATTCTTCGTTCGACGAATTGGGTTACAACCTTTTGTCGCTTCTAAAAATACAAGGTGTTCCTTCCGTCATCGGGGTGGGTTATAACACAGACGAAAGCAGTAAATATTCTCAAAAATTTGTGACTAGATATTTTAATTCAGAATTTACTCAACATGATAAAATCTTTTTCATCAACGGTAGTAATGGTGGTAGCACTGACCACTTAAGCAGCAATGGTGATTTTTACAAACTGTACAGCGAAATTATGAATATGAAAATACGAAACGTTTCTTATAGGGAGGGAAGAGGTTACATGATGGTTAATTCTTATGCGTATAATGAGGAAACGGACTCCATATATTTAAAGGGTTTTGTCAAAGGAGCAGGGTTTAATACCAATAACCCTATACACATAACAAGCGCCGGTGATTATTACATTGATGATATATATGTCATAGATGTGATGACATCGAAGAGAAATAATGGTGatgaaaaaacggaaaaacaGATAAATGGCTTGAGCCAAAGGAACCAAAGTGAAGGAATAAattctaattttttaagtGATATTCTAACCAGGCAAACGAACCCCGACAGGAATTTTTACTATAACTGTAACAACATTGACTATAACTTTTTGCCaattcaaaaatgtgaaaataggTATAACAtgaatgaggaggatgacttAGTATGTGTACGTCCATACATCGAGGAGGAGCAGCGCCTACAGTGCGATAATTTAATGACACTTATGGATAGTAGCAATGGGGAGGTGACCACCGGGAGAGGACCAAACATAAGGGATGATCATTCCTGTGAGGGAGGTGATCttgtatataaatttaatttGGACAATGCATTATCCAACGGGAGTAGTAACCAAAAGGGATGGCTTCAGAGCGGTAGTAACGGAGCGACCTGCGTAGAGCAGCCGAATACCTTCAATGTGCTGTACGGAAGTTCTACCAATATGAATAGCAATAATACGCAGGGAGGCACAGACGGAAGGGGCAATTCGAACCATTCCTGGACATATGTGTCCAACGAGAAGCATGAGGTAGGAGAAGACTTTATATGTTCATACAACAGGAATGAAACATTGAACGcgaggaaatattttctagAAAGTAATAACACGGTTAGGAGCAAGGAGAGTCATTTAAAAAACGGGGAGGAATCATCGGCAAGTAGTTCGGCTGAGGAGAGTGAAGACGACTTGGACGTGGATATGGACATGGAGGGCGAAGAGGGAAATATCCCCACCAATGGCGCGGCGAGCAGTGCCATAAATGACGACGATATTGAAAGGGACTCGAACAATTCCGACCACGTATACCTGTGCAAAAATATAAGCGCAAAGGAAAGATTTAGAAAGTACAGAATTCTGCAGAGCTTCAAGTCGTCCTACATAGACGTGTATGAAGATTTACCACTGGCATATTCACGTGTGTATGATTAtgaaaattacgaaaattTAAGTaaatattcaaaaaaaaagttcgtGGAAAACTCCAAAATTATAAGGGGAGAATTTACTATAACCGATGCTTACTGCTTATttgttataaaaaatgatggtAAGTTGCTGCACTTAATAAatgacataaaaaagaagaacctGCCAATTGTCGTTTCAAGTTTGTTGCCATATGAACGAAAGGTAACTGTTGTCAATATGGAGGTCGAACGAATGACATCTTATTCAGAGAAGGTGGAGTCAAAGGAGGTGTTCGAAATTGTGTGCGGATTTAGGCATTTTATAGGTTGCCCTATTTTTAGTGAACAAATTATTAAGGGGATACAATCCAAGGGGAAATATGAGAAGCATTTGAAGCACGGAAAGAAATATGTAGCTTCTATTTTTGGTTTCACAACAGTAACAAATGCCCCCGTTTTTTTGATAAAGAAGATTACTTCCTGGGGGAATGGAAACATAAACACATACTCTTTATCAGCACAGGCGGGTAAATCCGAAATGGGATTAATCGAGCAGAATTGGGGTAATACGATACATTCGGAAGGTTTCCACTACAATGGAGAGGAACCTAATGATATGCACACTTGTGGTGATGCGTATACGAATTACGGTGGCGATAGTGTGAATACCACCCCTGTCATTGTTGCACATGGAAAGGTTGTCAGTTGTGACTGCAAGAGGATAATTATGAAGAGAATAAGTCTGTGTGgagatatttttaaaattcataaaaagaaagcagTCATTCGAAACATGTTTTATAGGCCGGAGGacataaattattttaaaccTGCCCAGTTACACACAAAATTTGGATTGACTGGAAAAATACTGGAATCTTTGGGTACCCAtgggaaaatgaaatgcCTCTTTAGTAACGTTTTAAAACAGCACGATAAGgtttttatctttttgtaCAAACGAGTTTATCCGGTGTGGTTTCCCCCCACGTGGGGCGGCGACCCTCACCTGGGCCCCGATGATAAGCCCGTGCAGCGCAAGCTGAAGGGGTGTGAAATGTAA